Proteins co-encoded in one Eriocheir sinensis breed Jianghai 21 unplaced genomic scaffold, ASM2467909v1 Scaffold72, whole genome shotgun sequence genomic window:
- the LOC126994096 gene encoding piggyBac transposable element-derived protein 4-like, producing MASSLSSESDSEGDLAHLEELQGSDDNETQSEGFISDSDEEYLPENDSEASSYEEESDGSVDDADRPRSPALPAPLHAFTLMADPFADQRPGTVPVLTEDFSGVHPDVPRNDMSALDCFELFMSDEVIQSLCLWTNVRATKFFRDNPTINPNKFMGKKWLDVTKDEMNVFLCLQLLMGVNKLPKIADYWSLSVLCQGPPVFTAAVMSRNRFSQIQRFIRYSHPDDSKKEDPMTRLSSFFNMLREKTTKYFSAGENFAVDESLILYKGRLRFRQYIKTKRKRFGLKLFSLCPSSPKARGYTWNFCLYSHRLYDEMLDNPELSALSKSERVPVYLMLDLLNKGRHVVLDNWYSSLHLAEFLLERGTLTTGTIRPNRGVPPIMKNESLSRGQALFSRKDEILQVKFRDTKCVHVITTKYEAGFVERTRVLKGGKQEFIKKPSPIQRYNEQMGAVDLVDQLLEPPDPTRKSYTWFKKLGLHMISRMLLNARTIYCNLHQQRHWMEYGEFIKLVVHQQLTRCSPGYRQLCSERKKDLSLRKKKSAMVEEPRE from the coding sequence ATGGCGTCCTCATTATCGTCTGAGAGTGATTCGGAGGGTGACCTGGCTCATTTAGAGGAGTTACAAGGATCAGACGATAATGAAACTCAATCAGAAGGCTTCATAAGTGACTCAGATGAGGAATATTTGCCAGAGAATGACAGTGAGGCTAGTAGTTAcgaggaagagagtgatggaaGTGTTGACGATGCAGACAGGCCACGCAGCCCAGCACTGCCGGCTCCCCTGCACGCCTTCACTCTCATGGCTGATCCCTTTGCTGATCAGCGTCCTGGCACTGTTCCTGTCCTAACTGAGGACTTTTCTGGCGTTCATCCTGATGTACCAAGGAATGACATGAGTGCTTTGGACTGCTTCGAGCTATTCATGTCAGACGAGGTGATACAGTCGCTGTGTTTGTGGACGAATGTCCGTGCAACCAAGTTCTTCAGGGACAACCCAACAATAAATCCCAACAAGTTTATGGGAAAAAAGTGGCTTGATGTCACAAAGGATGAGATGAATGTCTTCTTATGTCTGCAGCTACTGATGGGAGTCAACAAGTTGCCAAAGATAGCAGACTATTGGAGTCTCTCTGTGCTCTGCCAGGGCCCCCCTGTGTTCACAGCTGCTGTAATGAGTAGGAATAGGTTTTCTCAGATCCAACGGTTCATTCGTTACTCACATCCTGATGACAGCAAGAAAGAAGACCCAATGACCAGACTTTCATCATTTTTCAACATGCTGAGGGAGAAAACCACCAAGTACTTCTCCGCTGGGGAGAATTTTGCTGTTGATGAGAGTCTTATTCTCTACAAAGGGCGGCTTCGCTTTCGCCAGTAtataaaaacgaaaaggaagcgGTTTGGCCTCAAGCTTTTCTCCCTCTGCCCCAGCTCCCCCAAGGCCAGAGGTTATACCTGGAACTTTTGTTTGTACAGCCATCGTCTCTATGATGAGATGCTGGATAATCCGGAGTTATCAGCCTTGTCTAAGTCTGAAAGAGTGCCAGTATATTTGATGCTGGACCTTCTGAATAAAGGACGTCATGTAGTACTCGACAACTGGTACTCTTCACTTCACCTTGCTGAGTTTTTGCTGGAGAGGGGCACACTAACCACAGGAACTATACGCCCAAACAGAGGAGTCCCACCTATTATGAAAAATGAGTCTCTAAGCAGAGGTCAAGCACTGTTTTCCAGGAAAGATGAAATTCTCCAAGTAAAATTCAGAGATACCAAGTGTGTGCACGTCATCACAACAAAGTATGAAGCAGGGTTTGTAGAGAGGACTCGTGTCCTgaagggaggaaagcaggagTTCATCAAGAAACCATCACCAATTCAGAGATATAATGAGCAGATGGGGGCAGTGGATTTGGTTGATCAGCTGTTGGAGCCACCTGATCCAACACGAAAATCATATACATGGTTCAAGAAGCTAGGACTCCATATGATCTCAAGAATGTTGCTCAATGCTCGGACCATCTACTGTAATCTTCATCAGCAAAGACACTGGATGGAGTATGGAGAGTTTATCAAGCTGGTGGTCCATCAACAACTCACTCGGTGCTCACCTGGATACCGGCAGTTGTGttcggaaaggaagaaagacctgAGCCTGAGAAAGAAGAAGTCTGCTATGGTTGAAGAACCAAGGGAGTGA